From the genome of Fibrobacter sp. UWH6:
TCTGGCATCATTATCGCCCATGATAGTACCTCTCCGCAGGAAATTATGCGAGTGCTTGTGTGGGTTTGCGAATGCGCTGTACACATCTACCTCGTTCCGGAACTTTATCAGGTGATTCATGGTCAGTTCAAGGCAAATCTGGTATATGGCTTTGAACTCCAGGAACTGCTGCCTTTTACCATGCCGCCCTGGCAGGTCCGCGTCAAACGTATGGTGGACATTTGCTTCGGTACCTTCCTTGGAATTTGTTCGTTGCCCATTTGCCTGCTTGCGGCTATCGCTATCAAGCTGGACGATCGTGGCCCGGTTTTCTATTCCCAGGAACGAATCGGTTTGTATGGAAAGCCTTTCTTTGTGTACAAGTTCCGTACCATGCGTACCGATGCCGAAAAGTTTGGCGCTCAGTGGGCTACCAAGAACGATCCGCGAATTACCCGCATTGGACGATTCCTGCGTAAGACCCGTATCGATGAACTTCCCCAGATTCTGTGCGTGCTGAAAGGTGATATGAGTATGGTGGGCCCCCGCCCCGAACGAGCTGTGTTTATCGGTAAGCTCCGTGAACAGATTCCCTTCTACATCAGCCGTCTGAAGATGAAGCCGGGGTTGACTGGTTGGGCTCAGGTCTGCCATCATTACGATACCAGCACCGAAGACGTGAAGATTAAATTGCAGTACGATATGTATTACTACGAGAATATGAGCCTCTTGCTGGATTTCCAGATTCTTGTACGTACTGTTTATGTTGTTTTAACAGGAAAAGGCGCTCAGTAGGTTTGAGGGCGTTCGCTCCGCTCACTTTGAGGGGTGAGGTCGGGCTACGCCCTAGAGGTTGTAAGTATCCTCATACCTCAGAGCGAATGAAATGAGCGACCCCATACCTCATACCAAAACGTTTATATAAGGACCTTGATTATGTACGGTGATAATTCTACTCCGGTGTTTCCCACAGAAGATGCTTTGACTATGATCCGTCTGGCTTTGGCTGAAGACGTTCGCACTGGTGACGTGACCAGCATGTGGACCATTCCTGCCGACCAGAAGCAGCATGCTCGTTTGATCGCTAAGGAAGATGGCGTTGTGGCTGGTCTTCCCATTATCGAACTGGTGTTCCAGGAAATGAAGGCAAATGCTACCGTGACCCTCCACAAGAAGGATGGTGACGTGGTAAAGAAGGGCGATCTGATTGCCGAACTTGATGGTACCACTCACGAACTTTTGACCGGTGAACGTACCTTGCTGAACTTCATCCAGCAGCTTTCCGGTGTGGCCACTGTGGCTCACACTTTCCAGGAAGCATTGAAGGGTGGTAAGACCAAGGTCCTGGATACCCGTAAGACTATTCCCGGTTTCCGTACCTTGCAGAAGTATGCAGTTCGCGTTGGCGGCGGATCCAACCACCGTATGGGTCTCTTTGACATGGTGCTGGTGAAGGACAACCACATTGCTGCCGCCGGTGGCGTGTTGGAAGCTCTGGCAGTTGTCAAGAAGAATAACACCCAGAACCTTATGGTGGAAATGGAAGTGGAAAATTTCGACCAGCTGCGCGCCTTGCTCAATAAGGGTGTTGACGTGATTATGCTGGACAACATGAGCAACGAAACCATGGCTGAAGCCTTGAAGATCATCAAGGAAAGCGGCGACAAGTGCCTGGTGGAAGGTTCCGGCAACATGACCCTGGAACGCGCCAAGGAAATCGCTACCCTCGGCCTGGACTTCATCTCCGTGGGTGCCCTTACTCATAGCGTGAAGGCTTTGGACATTTCCATGAGAATTTAAGCTTTGAGGTCGGGCTTCGCCCTTTTAGGTGTGAGGTCGCAGCAGAGCTGCTTAGAGGTATCGAATTGATTTCGTACCTCATACCTCAAAACGAACGAAGTGAGTGACCTCACTCCTCATACCCGGATAAAAGAGACTATGGCAGATTCTGTAACATTAGTTGTTGACGTAGGAAACACCCACACGGTTCTTGGCATTTTCAAGGGAACCAAGGTGGTGGATTACTGGCGTCTGACAACCCGTAAGGAAACCACTTCCGACGAGGTGATGAACCGTATCGGAGGTCTTCTCCGCTTTTCTAAGATTAATCCGGAAGAGATTACCCATGTGGGTCTTTCGACGGTGGTGCCCGCTCTTGAGCGCCCCTGGATCAAGGCTCTGGATTCTCTGCTGAAAAAGCACGTTCAGGTTGTCAATTCCAAGAACTGCCTCGGTTTGAAAATTGATTACCAGAATCCTTCCATGGCTGGTGCCGACCGCCTCTGCAATGTGATTGCGCTCCGTGAAGAAGGCCTGAAAAACGGTGTGGTGGTGGATATGGGAACTGCAACCACCTTTGATGTCATGAAGGATGGCGCTTTTGTCGGGGGCGTGATTATCCCCGGTATTAACGCTAGCCTGGATGCCCTTACCGAAAAGGCTGCCCGCTTGCTTCCGGTAACTATCGAATGGCCCGAAAACGTGGTGGCTGACAATACGGATGATGCTATTCGAGCTGGTCTTCTTTATGGCTTCCTGGCTCAGCTGGAAGTGCTGATCGGTAAGATCAAGAAGGAAGTGGGCTGCGAAGACCTGCCTGTCTATGCGACGGGCGGTTGGGGCAAGACCATTGCCCGCCGGACAACCCTTATTGACAAGTATGACCCTTTCCTAACTTTGCGAGGAATCCGTCTGGTGGCTGTCAAGGGAAATTCCGTTGCAGAAGTGGAACGGGATACCGAAGAAGAATAGCCAGAACATCTGTTTTTGAAAGCCTTATCCTGAGGAATAGGGCTTTTTTTATGGGAAAAAAGCAGAAATGTGCTTATCGTAAATTAAACTTATTATATTATTACATAAGTTAAGAAGGTGAAAATCGTGCTGGCAAAATTCCTTAAGACGTTATCGCAGAACAGAACGTTGATCTTTTTGGTCATGTGTCTGTTTGTCCATATATTCAACGCAATCTATTTTTATTCCATTGGCTTAACTCCGCTGGTGGTGCTGAATATTGGTAGTTCTTGTCTGTATGTCTTGTTCCTGACCTTGTTCAAGAAGAATAGCGACCTGCAGATTGTATTTGCCTATTTCGAAATAATCATATTCTCGTTCTTGAGTGAAGTTGTGGCCGGCGGTCACTTTAGCTATGTGAACTTTATTATCGGCATGGTGGCTGTGGTGTTCTTTCTGCTGCCCTTTAGGAACAAGAAGAAACATATTTACCAGTTCATTGGTGCGGTGTCGGCCATTGGCGTAAGCCAAATTACGGTGTTCGAATATTCCATGTTCCCGGAATACTTACCTATTGTTCTTGAACATAAAGTATTCATTTCCTGTCTGAATCTTATCATTACCTTGTTTACCCTTTTCTATGTTTCCAACCTTTATTTGGTAGAGCTGAACGAGGCCAGGGCCAAACTGGATTATTCAAGTAATCATGACGTGCTGACCGGTCTTTATAACCGCCGCTTTTTTGAAGGCATCATGAAACGCAGCAAGGAAGAAAACGAGAATGCCTTTTCTGTGGCCATGGTGGATGTGGACGACTTTAAGCATATTAACGATACTTACGGTCACGAGGCCGGCGACAAGGTTCTGGAACGGGTGAGCCACCTGCTGGCCGATGTGCTTCCCAAGAATGCCATTGCCGTCCGTTGGGGTGGCGAGGAATTCGTGCTTTACCTGCCCATGATGAGTGTGGACAGTGCCCGTGGAGTCCTGGAAAATTTCATTACGAGACTTCGCGAAAGTTCCGTTATTTACCGGAATCAGGAAATCAGGATTTCTGCGACAATCGGCGTGTGTACCGGTGACAGTATTTCGGAATATGAGAATTACATCCGCCAGGCAGACGAAAAACTCTACTGGGGAAAGAAACACGGCAAAAACCAGATTGTGAGTTAGAAGTGTTCTACTCGTAAGTTTTGAAAACTTCAAAAAAAGTTATATTATCGGTGATTAAATATTGGAGCGTGTATGCGTTGTTTAGTTACCGGTGGTGCTGGATTTTTGGGTAGCCATCTCTGTGAACGTCTTCTGAATGATGGTCACGAGGTTATTTGTCTTGATAATTATTTCACTGGCCGAATGGCTAATGTGGCCCACCTCCGCGACAACAGG
Proteins encoded in this window:
- the nadC gene encoding carboxylating nicotinate-nucleotide diphosphorylase, which translates into the protein MYGDNSTPVFPTEDALTMIRLALAEDVRTGDVTSMWTIPADQKQHARLIAKEDGVVAGLPIIELVFQEMKANATVTLHKKDGDVVKKGDLIAELDGTTHELLTGERTLLNFIQQLSGVATVAHTFQEALKGGKTKVLDTRKTIPGFRTLQKYAVRVGGGSNHRMGLFDMVLVKDNHIAAAGGVLEALAVVKKNNTQNLMVEMEVENFDQLRALLNKGVDVIMLDNMSNETMAEALKIIKESGDKCLVEGSGNMTLERAKEIATLGLDFISVGALTHSVKALDISMRI
- a CDS encoding sugar transferase, with protein sequence MIRATTLERMLVVLSDFVALSICFGLAFWVQFHSGWIADKFDPSRAFADYYHMGIVLNVGWLFLFVCAGLYRSWLLQSRTHQILRVLRAVVLGIILVILCLFGAEFLGKVMSNEPLNSGYLYGSRFPWIFIYGGFALCLVVSFRMIIYQCLRGLLRLGYGANNILVLGATEAGRKIAEELAKTPQRGQRVIGFVDERYQVMDKEFAGVPVLGKYSDLPALIKSKKVSGIIIAHDSTSPQEIMRVLVWVCECAVHIYLVPELYQVIHGQFKANLVYGFELQELLPFTMPPWQVRVKRMVDICFGTFLGICSLPICLLAAIAIKLDDRGPVFYSQERIGLYGKPFFVYKFRTMRTDAEKFGAQWATKNDPRITRIGRFLRKTRIDELPQILCVLKGDMSMVGPRPERAVFIGKLREQIPFYISRLKMKPGLTGWAQVCHHYDTSTEDVKIKLQYDMYYYENMSLLLDFQILVRTVYVVLTGKGAQ
- a CDS encoding GGDEF domain-containing protein; translation: MLAKFLKTLSQNRTLIFLVMCLFVHIFNAIYFYSIGLTPLVVLNIGSSCLYVLFLTLFKKNSDLQIVFAYFEIIIFSFLSEVVAGGHFSYVNFIIGMVAVVFFLLPFRNKKKHIYQFIGAVSAIGVSQITVFEYSMFPEYLPIVLEHKVFISCLNLIITLFTLFYVSNLYLVELNEARAKLDYSSNHDVLTGLYNRRFFEGIMKRSKEENENAFSVAMVDVDDFKHINDTYGHEAGDKVLERVSHLLADVLPKNAIAVRWGGEEFVLYLPMMSVDSARGVLENFITRLRESSVIYRNQEIRISATIGVCTGDSISEYENYIRQADEKLYWGKKHGKNQIVS
- a CDS encoding type III pantothenate kinase, with product MADSVTLVVDVGNTHTVLGIFKGTKVVDYWRLTTRKETTSDEVMNRIGGLLRFSKINPEEITHVGLSTVVPALERPWIKALDSLLKKHVQVVNSKNCLGLKIDYQNPSMAGADRLCNVIALREEGLKNGVVVDMGTATTFDVMKDGAFVGGVIIPGINASLDALTEKAARLLPVTIEWPENVVADNTDDAIRAGLLYGFLAQLEVLIGKIKKEVGCEDLPVYATGGWGKTIARRTTLIDKYDPFLTLRGIRLVAVKGNSVAEVERDTEEE